From the genome of Labrus bergylta chromosome 4, fLabBer1.1, whole genome shotgun sequence, one region includes:
- the LOC114918627 gene encoding uncharacterized protein, whose amino-acid sequence MVALKTATSNLNRAIKVAKRAHSQKVQDFFKDPTNTRRMWQDTDAFATELYERTKALCHTHSIPEPGAKTRNKQRKMEDFVLEATADEEQVVKPVVSVYPAASRGRLEEKSSLLCLASAMFPPVVRISWRRQTECGSLEELPSADGQQLELRESGCTASVLQIYQTKFSYEYSCYVQHEGGTVEALIDTGNEVPLPAADPSVPSPYKVKLFLLLYTVLTVKSLVYCCGLFLLTVLRNIS is encoded by the exons ATGGTGGCACTAAAAACAGCCACATCCAACCTGAACCGTGCCATAAAAGTTGCAAAGCgtgctcacagtcagaaagtgcaggacttcttcaaggaccccacgaacaccagacgaatgtggcagg ACACAGATGCATTTGCCACAGAGCTGTATGAGAGAACCAAAGCCCTGTGCCACACCCACAGTATCCCTGAACCAGGTGCCAAGACAAGGAATAAACAGAGGAAAATGGAGGATTTTGTGCTGGAGGCAACTGCAG ACGAGGAGCAGGTGGTGAAGCCCGTGGTGAGCGTGTACCCGGCAGCATCCAGAGGCCGGCTGGAGGAGAAGAGCTCCCTGCTGTGTTTGGCCTCAGCCATGTTTCCTCCTGTGGTCAGAATCTCCTGGAGACGACAAACGGAGTGCGGATCTTTAGAGGAGCTGCCCTCTGCTGACGGACAGCAGCTGGAGCTCAGAGAGTCTGGATGTACTGCCTCCGTCTTACAGATCTATCAGACAAAGTTCAGCTATGAATACAGCTGCTACGTGCAGCACGAGGGGGGAACAGTGGAGGCTCTGATAGATACAGGGAATGAAG tTCCATTACCTGCAGCGGATCCCTCTGTCCCGTCTCCATACAAGGTGAAGCTGTTCTTGCTGCTCTACACAGTGCTGACAGTGAAGAGTCTGGTGTACTGCTGTGGACTCTTCCTGCTGACCGTCCTCAGGAACATCTCATAA